The Haloarchaeobius amylolyticus genome window below encodes:
- a CDS encoding cation:proton antiporter domain-containing protein, whose translation MVALAAAAGGSSSLLALVALILALGVVAQVLGDRFRVPSVLFLIITGILVGPEVLGLVELETFGGPTPLSAIVGFAVAIIVFEGAFHLKLDKLGEAPSATFRLVTLGAAISFVGTAISVHYLLDASWGISFLVGSLLVATGPTVVTPILEVVAVRDRVEAVLETEGIVNDVTAAILAVVIFETFRVQEPGVSEYVRLFAERLGTGVLVGLIVAGVVWYLLRHVDLSPDNAPQNARLLTLAGAVVAFAVANSIYSEAGVAATATAGILLGNADLPYEEQIESFKGDVTLLVLSFVFIALAALLEFEKLLDLGWQGIALVLVVALVLRPALVFLSTTGDRFTSAERWFISLVGPRGIIPASVATLFALELSNVDSPIYNEAGANVLVGTVFLVILMTVVFEAGLARQIAEALDVIPMRVLVIGGGKVGRQLAARLDDRGENVVIIEKDPEIVEIAREAGYTVHMGDGTDTDVLRSAGAGNAKILVAATGDDDANLLAAQLANSKFDIDTIIARANNPDNVEAFEDLGVRTISSAMATAWAIDNEIERPALANWMTHIGRTGDVQEIQITSDQFVGRTVREIGPELPEGCLIALVSRNGETQVPDADFTLQDGDRITLLGRREGVREAMDLCNPSG comes from the coding sequence GTGGTAGCCCTTGCAGCGGCTGCAGGCGGGAGCAGCAGCCTGCTCGCACTCGTCGCACTGATTCTCGCACTGGGCGTCGTCGCCCAGGTCCTCGGCGACCGGTTCCGCGTGCCGAGCGTCCTGTTCCTCATCATCACCGGCATCCTCGTCGGCCCGGAGGTGCTGGGACTGGTCGAGTTAGAGACGTTCGGTGGGCCGACCCCCCTGTCGGCCATCGTCGGCTTCGCGGTCGCCATCATCGTCTTCGAGGGCGCGTTCCACCTCAAACTCGACAAGCTCGGCGAGGCGCCGTCGGCGACGTTCCGGCTCGTCACCCTCGGCGCGGCCATCTCGTTCGTCGGCACGGCCATCTCCGTCCACTACCTGCTCGACGCGTCGTGGGGCATCTCGTTCCTCGTCGGGTCACTGCTGGTCGCGACCGGGCCGACGGTCGTCACGCCCATCCTCGAGGTGGTCGCGGTGCGCGACCGCGTCGAGGCGGTCCTCGAGACCGAGGGTATCGTCAACGACGTGACCGCGGCCATCCTCGCGGTCGTCATCTTCGAGACGTTCCGGGTGCAGGAACCGGGCGTCTCCGAGTACGTCCGGCTGTTCGCCGAGCGACTCGGGACCGGCGTGCTCGTCGGGCTCATCGTCGCGGGGGTGGTCTGGTACCTGCTCCGGCACGTCGACCTCTCGCCGGACAACGCCCCACAGAACGCGCGACTGCTCACCCTGGCGGGGGCTGTCGTCGCGTTCGCGGTCGCGAACAGCATCTACTCCGAGGCGGGCGTCGCGGCGACGGCGACCGCCGGCATCCTCCTCGGCAACGCCGACCTGCCCTACGAGGAGCAGATAGAGTCGTTCAAGGGCGACGTGACGCTGCTGGTGCTCTCGTTCGTCTTCATCGCCCTCGCCGCGTTGCTCGAGTTCGAGAAACTGCTCGACCTCGGCTGGCAGGGCATCGCGCTGGTGCTGGTCGTCGCGCTCGTGCTCCGACCGGCGCTCGTCTTCCTCAGCACGACCGGGGACCGGTTCACCTCGGCGGAACGCTGGTTCATCAGCCTGGTCGGCCCCCGCGGTATCATCCCGGCGTCGGTCGCGACCCTGTTCGCGCTCGAACTCTCGAACGTCGACTCGCCCATCTACAACGAGGCCGGTGCCAACGTGCTCGTCGGCACCGTCTTCCTCGTCATCCTGATGACGGTCGTCTTCGAGGCCGGACTCGCCAGACAGATAGCAGAAGCACTCGACGTGATTCCAATGCGTGTACTCGTGATCGGAGGCGGCAAGGTGGGCCGACAGCTCGCCGCCCGCCTCGACGACCGAGGGGAGAACGTCGTCATCATCGAGAAGGACCCCGAGATCGTCGAAATCGCTCGTGAGGCCGGCTACACGGTCCACATGGGCGACGGCACCGACACGGACGTGTTACGTTCGGCGGGTGCCGGCAACGCGAAGATCCTCGTGGCAGCCACCGGTGACGACGACGCGAACCTCCTCGCGGCACAGCTCGCCAACAGCAAGTTCGACATCGACACCATCATCGCCCGGGCGAACAACCCGGACAACGTCGAGGCCTTCGAGGACCTCGGCGTGCGGACCATCTCCTCGGCGATGGCGACCGCGTGGGCCATCGACAACGAGATCGAACGCCCCGCGCTCGCGAACTGGATGACCCACATCGGGCGCACCGGTGACGTCCAGGAGATCCAGATCACCTCCGACCAGTTCGTCGGGCGGACCGTCCGCGAGATCGGCCCGGAACTGCCGGAGGGCTGTCTCATCGCGCTGGTCAGTCGCAACGGGGAGACGCAGGTCCCCGACGCGGACTTCACGCTGCAGGATGGTGACCGCATCACCCTGCTGGGTCGCCGCGAGGGCGTCCGCGAGGCGATGGACCTCTGTAACCCGAGCGGCTGA